One Fusarium oxysporum f. sp. lycopersici 4287 chromosome 8, whole genome shotgun sequence genomic region harbors:
- a CDS encoding hypothetical protein (At least one base has a quality score < 10), which translates to MSEHPTAIPKGSWVLVTAANGHTGSHIVFELLKRDFKVRGTVRDLKSSQWLLEDDFVSKYAERGHIELVVADTTKPHDFDRSRSGCRSSHLQSLEDLVPKPQVAIPATIESALSVCRAAAKEPSVKRFVFTSSFWAAAFPVPGVGDTITNLDTWNDAAVQAAWAPPPYESDRIMPVYFAAKVEAEKAVWKFVKNEKLPWVVNSVSPCVILGDLRDDKHLRSVPPQLIEQLYLGNLEKLQTPAMYYSHVTDVAIIHVAAAIDPEVHGRRIQVLAASFTWNDCLDILRSAYPNRNFVDNFISGDPKLIYNIENDIALDLLQKWAGRGWISLEASVTEVVDYLINTKRLGDE; encoded by the exons ATGTCCGAGCATCCAACGGCAATCCCCAAAGGGTCTTGGGTTCTTGTGACAGCCGCCAATGGTCACACTGGGAGTCACATTGTCTtcgagttgttgaagagagacTTCAAGGTCCGCGGCACTGTTCGAGACTTAAAATCAAGCCAGTGGCTACTAGAGGATGACTTTGTTTCCAAGTACGCCGAACGCGGCCATATCGAGCTTGTAGTTGCCGATACGACCAAACCCCATGACTTCGACAGAAGCCGTTCAGGGTGTCGCAGCTCTCATC TGCAGTCATTGGAGGACTTGGTTCCTAAACCCCAAGTTGCTATTCCAGCCACTATAGAATCAGCTTTGTCTGTTTgtcgagcagcagcaaaggAGCCATCCGTGAAGCGTTTTGTCTTCACTTCTTCCTTTTGGGCTGCTGCCTTTCCAGTTCCCGGTGTCGGTGACACCATCACAAACCTTGACACTTGGAACGATGCTGCGGTTCAAGCTGCTTGGGCCCCTCCTCCATATGAATCGGATCGAATTATGCCGGTGTATTTTGCAGCTAAGGTTGAGGCAGAAAAAGCTGTCTGGAAGTTTGTCAAAAATGAGAAGCTCCCCTGGGTAGTCAACTCGGTCAGCCCTTGTGTTATCCTGGGAGACCTCCGAGATGATAAACATCTACGGTCTGTGCCTCCCCAGCTAATTGAACAGCTGTATTTGGGGAATCTTGAAAAGCTGCAAACCCCTGCTA TGTATTACAGCCACGTCACCGATGTTGCGATTATCCATGTCGCCGCTGCAATCGACCCCGAAGTACATGGTCGACGCATCCAAGTTCTCGCAGCATCATTTACATGGAATGACTGTCTTGATATCCTACGAAGCGCTTACCCAAATCGCAACTTCGTTGATAACTTTATTTCTGGTGACCCGAAGTTGATATACAACATTGAGAACGATATTGCTCTTGATCTCCTGCAGAAATGGGCCGGGCGTGGTTGGATCAGTTTGGAGGCGAGTGTTACAGAAGTGGTGGATTACTTGATCAATACGAAGAGGCTGGGTGATGAGTAG